In one window of Pseudomonas putida DNA:
- a CDS encoding MFS transporter: MNQSFGAIKRWRMQIFAITWLAYAAFYFTRKAFSVAKLGIAEDPGFMLDKAAMANLDAIYLAAYAVGQFTWGMLADRFGPRVVVLGGLLISAAAAVVMGSYATFPIFATCMLIQGLAQSTGWAGLCKNIGSFFPSSQRGRVLGLWSSCYAFGGLVASPFAGWWAYTLVGSWHAAFFSSAVVVAAVALLFFFLQRNKPEDVGLPAVEPEPQSMAPGANLCSVWAPLREILRNRTVLTLGLAYFMLKPARYAILLWGPLIVFEQMPSVGKVGAAIIPTAFELAGLLGPILIGLASDKLFGARRMPACVISLVLLTFTLAGFMAAMHSGSVVLVVALLFVMGLTLYGPDSMISGAAAIDFGTAKAGATAAGFVNGCGSVGAVLGGLLPGYFDSVTVFIVFAGTALFSALVLLPHWNSRPASAEAVHDVAPNTGMAIKPVRN; encoded by the coding sequence ATGAACCAGTCTTTCGGTGCCATCAAGCGGTGGCGCATGCAGATCTTCGCCATCACCTGGCTGGCCTACGCCGCCTTCTACTTCACCCGCAAGGCCTTCTCGGTCGCCAAGCTTGGCATTGCTGAAGATCCAGGCTTCATGCTCGACAAGGCCGCCATGGCCAACCTCGACGCGATCTACCTGGCGGCCTACGCCGTGGGCCAGTTCACCTGGGGCATGCTCGCCGACCGCTTCGGCCCACGCGTGGTGGTACTCGGCGGCCTGCTGATCTCGGCCGCAGCAGCGGTGGTGATGGGCAGTTACGCGACCTTCCCGATCTTTGCCACCTGCATGCTGATCCAGGGCCTGGCGCAGTCGACCGGTTGGGCAGGGCTGTGCAAGAACATCGGCAGTTTCTTCCCGTCGTCCCAGCGTGGCCGGGTACTCGGGCTATGGAGTTCGTGCTACGCCTTTGGCGGCCTGGTGGCCTCGCCCTTTGCCGGGTGGTGGGCATACACCCTGGTTGGTAGCTGGCACGCAGCGTTTTTCTCCAGCGCTGTGGTGGTGGCAGCGGTGGCGCTGCTGTTCTTCTTCTTGCAGCGCAACAAGCCCGAAGACGTCGGCCTGCCGGCGGTGGAGCCGGAGCCGCAGAGCATGGCGCCAGGCGCGAACCTGTGCAGTGTCTGGGCGCCGCTGCGCGAAATCCTGCGCAACCGCACGGTACTCACGCTGGGTCTTGCCTACTTCATGCTCAAGCCGGCGCGCTACGCCATCCTGCTATGGGGCCCGCTGATCGTTTTCGAGCAGATGCCTTCGGTGGGCAAGGTGGGCGCGGCGATCATTCCCACAGCCTTCGAGCTGGCCGGGTTGCTCGGACCGATCCTGATCGGCCTAGCCTCGGACAAGCTGTTCGGTGCCCGGCGCATGCCGGCGTGCGTAATCAGCCTGGTGCTGCTGACCTTCACCCTGGCCGGTTTCATGGCCGCGATGCACAGCGGCAGTGTGGTGCTGGTCGTTGCGCTGTTGTTCGTCATGGGCCTGACCCTGTACGGACCTGACTCGATGATCAGCGGCGCTGCCGCGATCGACTTCGGCACCGCCAAGGCCGGCGCTACCGCCGCCGGGTTCGTCAATGGCTGCGGCTCGGTGGGCGCGGTGCTCGGCGGCTTGCTGCCGGGCTATTTCGACAGCGTCACGGTGTTCATCGTGTTCGCCGGCACTGCGCTGTTCTCCGCCCTGGTGCTGCTGCCGCACTGGAACAGCCGCCCGGCCAGTGCGGAAGCGGTACATGACGTGGCCCCCAATACCGGCATGGCGATCAAGCCGGTACGTAACTGA
- a CDS encoding LysR substrate-binding domain-containing protein gives MSVSQAQLKAFHAVAEHGSFTRAAEKLFLTQPAVSDQVRKLEERFGVLLFQRNKRSVQLTDLGERLLGISQRLFACETEALELLQDSRALHTGSLVLAVDAPVHVLPQVARFCQRYPGIQVKIETGNTDESLARLFSYQADLALLGRDVDDERLFCVPMRRDPMVAFVSRDHPWATRASISLADLDDTPLVLREPGSVTRQTLEEEMQRAGLRIRPAIQVEGREAAREAVVVGIGVGVVSAAEFGADSRVCALPIVDCQRHLTETLVCLSEQRTRRVVATFLQMVQEAL, from the coding sequence ATGTCGGTCTCGCAAGCCCAGCTCAAGGCCTTCCACGCCGTGGCCGAACACGGCAGCTTCACCCGGGCCGCCGAGAAACTCTTCCTCACCCAGCCGGCGGTGTCCGACCAGGTGCGCAAGCTGGAGGAACGCTTCGGCGTGCTGCTGTTCCAGCGCAACAAGCGCTCGGTGCAGCTCACCGACCTGGGCGAACGCCTGTTGGGCATCAGCCAACGCCTGTTCGCCTGTGAAACCGAAGCCCTGGAGCTGCTGCAGGATTCGCGAGCCCTGCACACCGGCAGCCTGGTGCTGGCGGTGGATGCCCCCGTGCACGTACTGCCGCAGGTTGCCCGCTTCTGCCAGCGCTACCCGGGGATTCAGGTCAAGATCGAGACGGGCAACACCGATGAGTCGCTGGCGCGCCTGTTCAGCTACCAGGCCGACCTGGCCCTGCTCGGGCGCGACGTCGATGACGAGCGGCTGTTCTGCGTGCCGATGCGGCGTGACCCGATGGTGGCCTTCGTGTCCCGGGACCACCCTTGGGCCACCCGCGCCTCGATCAGCCTGGCCGACCTGGACGACACGCCGCTGGTCTTGCGGGAGCCCGGCTCGGTGACACGCCAGACCCTGGAAGAAGAGATGCAGCGCGCGGGCCTGCGCATCCGCCCGGCCATCCAGGTCGAGGGGCGTGAAGCGGCGCGTGAAGCGGTGGTGGTGGGGATTGGCGTGGGGGTGGTGTCGGCGGCGGAGTTCGGCGCCGACTCACGGGTGTGTGCGCTGCCCATCGTCGATTGCCAACGCCACCTGACCGAGACGCTGGTGTGCCTGAGCGAACAACGCACGCGGCGAGTGGTGGCGACATTTTTGCAGATGGTGCAAGAGGCGCTGTGA
- a CDS encoding DUF2784 domain-containing protein, with translation MLYRLSADALVLLHLAFILLVLFGGLLVLRWRRALLLHLPALAWGLSVECLHLQCPLTGWENRMRLAAGQAGYQGGFVEHYVWPLIYPAGLTPQIQVLLGLIVLLLNLGIYGYVLWRGWRASG, from the coding sequence ATGCTCTACCGCCTAAGCGCCGACGCCCTCGTCCTGCTGCACCTGGCCTTCATCCTGCTGGTGCTGTTCGGCGGCCTGCTGGTGCTGCGCTGGCGCCGCGCCCTGCTCCTGCATCTGCCGGCCCTGGCGTGGGGGCTTTCGGTGGAATGCCTGCATCTGCAGTGCCCGTTGACGGGCTGGGAAAACCGCATGCGCCTGGCAGCCGGCCAGGCTGGCTACCAGGGTGGGTTCGTCGAGCACTATGTCTGGCCGCTGATCTACCCTGCAGGGCTGACACCGCAGATCCAGGTGCTGCTCGGGTTGATCGTGTTGCTGCTCAACCTTGGCATCTACGGCTATGTGCTCTGGCGCGGGTGGCGTGCTAGCGGGTAG
- the tam gene encoding trans-aconitate 2-methyltransferase — translation MAWSATQYSLFENERTRAVRDLLAAVPPRPVRHATDLGCGPGNSTEVLLQQHGDAQVLALDSDQDMIDKARERPRLKVPRVRCEVADIATWKAAEPQDLILANASLQWVPNHRELYPHLIRQLSEGGSLAVQTPDNLDEPAHKRMREIASQGPWKDKFSDFSLPPRHSGAFYYDLLSPLCERVDVWRTTYHHVLEGGAGAVVEWFKGSGLRPYLARLDEAERESFLQLYLQAMEQDYPKATDGKVLLPFPRLFVVATR, via the coding sequence ATGGCCTGGTCCGCCACCCAATATTCGCTCTTCGAAAATGAACGCACCCGCGCCGTGCGCGATCTGCTCGCGGCCGTGCCACCGCGGCCGGTGCGCCATGCCACTGACCTTGGTTGCGGCCCTGGCAACTCCACCGAGGTCTTGCTGCAACAGCATGGCGACGCCCAGGTGCTGGCCTTGGACAGCGACCAGGACATGATCGACAAGGCGCGCGAGCGACCACGCCTGAAGGTGCCGCGGGTGCGTTGCGAGGTAGCCGACATCGCCACCTGGAAGGCTGCCGAACCCCAGGACCTGATCCTCGCCAACGCGTCGTTGCAATGGGTGCCGAACCACCGTGAGCTGTACCCGCACCTGATCCGCCAGCTTTCCGAGGGCGGCAGCCTGGCGGTGCAGACTCCCGACAACCTTGACGAACCTGCCCACAAGCGCATGCGCGAGATTGCCAGCCAAGGCCCGTGGAAAGACAAGTTCAGCGATTTTTCCTTGCCACCGCGACACAGCGGCGCGTTCTACTACGACCTGCTTAGCCCGCTGTGCGAACGCGTGGATGTGTGGCGTACCACCTATCACCATGTGCTTGAGGGCGGCGCGGGCGCCGTGGTGGAGTGGTTCAAGGGTTCGGGCCTGCGGCCGTACCTGGCGCGGCTGGACGAGGCCGAGCGCGAAAGCTTCCTGCAGCTCTACTTGCAGGCCATGGAGCAGGATTACCCGAAAGCCACCGATGGCAAGGTGTTGCTGCCGTTCCCGCGGTTGTTCGTGGTCGCTACCCGCTAG
- a CDS encoding FecR family protein, protein MNAFPYPRLALPLAILALIGASFLLASPWMGQGFELSDLSTDSQNRLTRQLEDGSLLTLDNGSAVDLTFDRAQRRIDLLKGQLLLEVARGDTRPLFIVTPHGSLRPLDAKLIVERLQDSSEVTVLEGRVELAGNDRQRSLNRGQQLRFDGITPGTLTQVDTGDTQAAWYLERLPGDGQPLNETLERLARHHRGLLLFDAPSLANLKVADDLALDDTDQALDDLQATLPIKVARYTDWLTVVRRK, encoded by the coding sequence ATGAATGCCTTCCCCTATCCGCGTCTTGCCCTGCCTCTGGCCATCCTTGCGTTGATCGGCGCCTCCTTCCTGCTCGCCTCGCCCTGGATGGGCCAGGGCTTCGAGCTGTCCGACCTGTCCACCGACAGCCAGAACCGCCTGACCCGGCAACTGGAGGACGGCAGCCTGTTGACCCTGGACAACGGGTCGGCCGTGGACCTGACGTTCGACCGCGCCCAGCGACGGATCGACCTGCTCAAGGGCCAACTGTTGCTAGAGGTGGCACGGGGCGATACCCGCCCGCTGTTCATCGTCACCCCACACGGCAGCCTGCGGCCGCTGGACGCGAAACTGATCGTCGAACGGCTGCAGGACAGCAGCGAAGTCACCGTGCTGGAGGGGCGGGTCGAACTGGCGGGCAACGACCGCCAACGCTCGCTCAACCGCGGCCAGCAGTTGCGCTTCGATGGCATCACCCCCGGCACCCTGACCCAGGTCGATACCGGCGATACCCAGGCAGCCTGGTACCTGGAGCGCCTACCCGGCGATGGTCAGCCATTGAACGAAACCCTCGAGCGCCTGGCCCGGCACCACCGTGGCCTGCTGCTGTTCGATGCCCCCTCGCTGGCCAACCTGAAGGTCGCCGACGACCTGGCCCTGGACGACACCGACCAGGCCCTGGATGACCTGCAGGCCACCCTGCCGATCAAGGTCGCCCGTTACACCGATTGGCTGACGGTGGTGCGGCGCAAATGA
- a CDS encoding amino acid permease: protein MDATSTSTTSAEGGHESKLSASLKSRHLTMMSIAGVIGGALFVGSGSVIHSAGPAAVLAYLAGGILVVLIMRMLGEMATSSPDTGSFSTYADRAIGRWAGFTIGWLYWWYWVILMAWEAYVAGKILHGFFPDVSVNVFVLATTLLLITVNFFNVKHYGEFEFWFALIKVVAIVCFLVVCTAAVMNVWQFGEVRGITHLTAEGFMPNGITTVIGALLGVMFAFLGAEIVTIAASEAKDPATQIVKATNSVVWRVCLFYVGSIFLIVCLVPWNDPHLGVSGYGAYRRTLELLGVPYAELLMNFVVLTSVSSCLISGHYTASRMLFSLSQRGDAPSFFKITRTGTGVPVYAILGSCAVAVVCALINFSETLRPKDVLETLMNTTGMIALLVYLVIAFSQLRMRRKLIAEGREVRLKMWLFPWLTYLVIAFIVAALVTMAFMPDYQILVISTGIAAAIVVAMGVVHQIRSAKRH, encoded by the coding sequence ATGGACGCAACATCCACATCCACCACCTCCGCGGAAGGCGGGCACGAGAGCAAGCTCAGTGCCTCGCTCAAGTCGCGCCACCTGACGATGATGTCGATCGCCGGGGTCATTGGCGGCGCCTTGTTCGTCGGCTCCGGCAGCGTGATCCACAGCGCCGGCCCAGCGGCTGTCCTGGCGTACCTCGCCGGCGGCATCCTGGTGGTGCTGATCATGCGCATGCTTGGCGAGATGGCGACCTCCTCGCCGGACACCGGCTCGTTCTCCACCTACGCCGACCGCGCCATCGGGCGTTGGGCCGGTTTCACCATCGGTTGGCTGTACTGGTGGTACTGGGTCATCCTCATGGCCTGGGAAGCCTACGTGGCGGGCAAGATCCTGCATGGCTTCTTCCCTGATGTCAGCGTCAACGTGTTCGTGCTGGCGACCACCTTGCTGCTGATCACCGTGAACTTCTTCAACGTCAAGCACTACGGCGAGTTCGAGTTCTGGTTCGCCTTGATCAAGGTGGTGGCGATCGTCTGTTTCCTGGTGGTGTGTACCGCCGCAGTGATGAACGTCTGGCAGTTCGGTGAGGTGCGCGGCATCACCCACCTGACCGCCGAAGGCTTCATGCCCAACGGCATCACCACGGTGATCGGCGCCTTGCTCGGCGTGATGTTCGCCTTCCTCGGTGCCGAGATCGTGACCATCGCGGCTTCGGAAGCGAAGGACCCGGCTACCCAGATCGTCAAGGCCACCAACTCGGTGGTGTGGCGTGTGTGCCTGTTCTACGTCGGCTCGATTTTCCTGATCGTCTGCCTGGTGCCGTGGAACGATCCGCACCTGGGCGTTTCCGGCTATGGCGCCTACCGTCGCACCCTGGAACTGCTGGGTGTGCCGTATGCCGAGTTGCTGATGAACTTCGTGGTGTTGACCTCGGTGAGCAGTTGCCTTATCTCCGGCCACTACACCGCTTCACGCATGCTCTTCTCGCTGTCGCAGCGCGGTGATGCACCGTCGTTCTTCAAGATCACCCGCACCGGGACCGGCGTGCCGGTATACGCGATCCTCGGCTCCTGCGCCGTGGCGGTGGTCTGTGCGCTGATCAACTTCAGCGAGACCCTGCGCCCGAAGGATGTGCTGGAAACCCTGATGAACACTACCGGCATGATCGCCCTGCTGGTGTACCTGGTGATCGCCTTCTCGCAGCTGCGCATGCGCCGCAAGCTGATCGCCGAGGGCCGTGAGGTGCGCCTGAAGATGTGGCTGTTCCCTTGGCTGACCTACCTGGTGATCGCCTTCATCGTTGCCGCACTGGTGACCATGGCCTTCATGCCTGACTACCAGATCCTGGTGATCTCCACCGGTATCGCCGCGGCCATCGTGGTGGCCATGGGTGTGGTGCATCAGATCCGTAGCGCCAAGCGGCACTGA
- a CDS encoding PLP-dependent aminotransferase family protein, translating to MLRLHPDSPTPLVNQIIDGLRELIDNQTLKPGAKVPSIRAFASTYSVSTFTVVEAYDRLVAQGLLVSRGNAGFFVSRSAGELLDTHTPQADTTRPSFNSEWYLQQIFETRQLPFKPGCGWLPNDWMYEDGLRRGMRQVAGSPLELSGYGDPMGLPELRALTAQNLQQELSIVASPAQLMLTHGASQALDLAVRTLVRPGDVVLVDDPGYPNLMSILRFQGATLVGVPRTPVGYDLDQLERLLAHHRPTVFFTQPHLHSPTCSRTPLAQLHRLLQLASQHGLRLVENNLYADMIAEPQPCLASLDHLQQVVYVGSYSKSISPNVRVGYLVAEAEVMQQLLQLKMRSGLTTSQVMERVVYAAVIDGRWRKHLKRLRQRLAEAHQEVGRHLHRLGFELFIESDEGMYIWTRHPAIPDSAALLDDALEQGIMLGPGQLFMVDAQATGWMRFNVAFSTDPGMWELLEKVLVRHVRRG from the coding sequence ATGCTGCGACTACATCCCGACTCCCCTACCCCGCTGGTCAACCAGATCATCGACGGATTGCGCGAGCTCATCGACAACCAGACCCTCAAGCCCGGCGCCAAGGTGCCGTCTATCCGCGCGTTTGCCTCGACCTACTCGGTGAGCACCTTCACCGTGGTCGAAGCCTACGACCGCCTGGTGGCCCAGGGGCTGCTGGTCAGTCGCGGCAACGCGGGTTTCTTCGTCAGCCGCTCGGCGGGCGAGTTGCTCGACACGCACACCCCGCAAGCTGACACAACCCGACCATCGTTCAACTCCGAGTGGTACCTGCAACAGATCTTCGAAACCCGCCAACTGCCGTTCAAACCCGGCTGCGGCTGGCTGCCCAACGACTGGATGTACGAAGATGGCTTGCGTCGCGGCATGCGCCAGGTGGCCGGCAGCCCGCTGGAGCTGTCTGGCTATGGTGATCCGATGGGCCTGCCTGAACTGCGCGCGCTGACCGCGCAGAACCTGCAGCAGGAGCTGTCGATCGTCGCCAGCCCTGCGCAACTGATGCTCACCCATGGCGCCAGCCAGGCGCTGGACCTGGCCGTGCGCACCCTGGTGCGACCGGGTGACGTGGTGCTGGTGGACGACCCAGGCTATCCCAACCTGATGAGCATCCTGCGCTTTCAGGGCGCGACCTTGGTGGGCGTCCCGCGCACACCGGTGGGCTACGACCTCGACCAGTTGGAGCGCTTGCTCGCCCACCATCGCCCGACGGTGTTCTTCACCCAGCCACACCTGCACAGCCCGACCTGTTCGCGCACGCCGCTCGCGCAGTTGCACCGCCTGCTGCAACTGGCGTCGCAGCATGGTTTGCGCCTGGTGGAGAACAACCTCTACGCCGACATGATCGCCGAGCCACAGCCGTGCCTTGCCAGCCTCGATCATCTGCAGCAGGTGGTATACGTGGGCAGCTACTCCAAGAGCATCTCGCCCAACGTGCGGGTGGGCTACCTGGTGGCCGAAGCCGAGGTGATGCAGCAGCTGTTGCAGCTGAAGATGCGTTCAGGGCTGACCACCTCGCAGGTGATGGAGCGGGTGGTGTACGCCGCAGTGATCGACGGTCGCTGGCGCAAGCACCTCAAGCGCCTGCGCCAGCGCCTGGCAGAAGCGCATCAGGAAGTGGGTCGACACCTGCATCGGCTGGGCTTCGAGCTGTTCATCGAGTCGGACGAAGGCATGTACATCTGGACCCGCCACCCGGCCATTCCCGATAGTGCGGCGCTGCTCGACGATGCGCTGGAACAGGGGATCATGCTTGGGCCTGGGCAGTTGTTCATGGTCGATGCGCAGGCCACGGGGTGGATGCGGTTCAATGTGGCGTTCAGTACGGATCCCGGGATGTGGGAGTTGCTGGAGAAGGTGTTGGTGCGGCATGTCAGGCGAGGGTGA